In the Glycine soja cultivar W05 unplaced genomic scaffold, ASM419377v2 tig00018546_1_pilon, whole genome shotgun sequence genome, one interval contains:
- the LOC114404283 gene encoding histone-lysine N-methyltransferase ATX5-like isoform X4, with the protein MIIKRNLKSQMPSLKRRRLGDAAGEDDGDECTAERKKRRKTSGYCYPLNLLVGVIPASFSGLLGAPEKGCQVAASSEGGKKNGSRPPALVRTSRGRVQALPSRFNDSVIEDWRKDSSKVEVECELDEEFESVKKSRKGKINNKGRGYSTLCEEVLLKNFDDASKEEKKKKEGLYEPEDFYAGDIVWAKAEMKEPFWPAIVIDPICQAPELVLKSCIPDAACVMFLGSAGSGNERDYAWVKYGMIFPFMDHVDRFQGQSELGCYNYNPSEFQISIEEAFLADQGFTEKLIADINTAAGRTGCGDSVLKGFQKVTASNQNAACHFLNQVRCDGCKVWVHAECDKISSNLFKNLGGSDYFCPTCKIKFDFELTDSEKSQPIVKWKKNSGQLVLPNKVTVLCNGMEGTYFPSLHLVLCKCGFCETRKQSLREWERHTGSKFRNWRTSVLVKGSMLSLEKWMLQVAEFHANAVVSVKPKKPSFKERKQKLLTFLQEKYEPVCTKWTTERCAVCRWVEDWDYNKIIICNRCQIAVHQECYGARNVQDFTSWVCKACETPDIKQECCLCPVKGGALKPTDVDTLWVHVTCAWFRPEVSFASDEKMEPALGILSIPLNSFVKICVICKEIHGSCTQCCKCSTYFHAMCASRAGYRMEVSIR; encoded by the exons ATGATAATTAAGCGGAACCTGAAATCGCAAATGCCGAGTCTGAAACGGCGGCGTCTCGGCGACGCGGCAGGGGAGGACGACGGCGACGAGTGCACGGCGGAaaggaagaagaggaggaagacGAGCGGGTACTGCTACCCTCTGAATCTCCTCGTCGGCGTAATACCGGCCAGTTTTAGCGGGCTTTTAGGCGCGCCCGAGAAAGGATGCCAGGTGGCGGCGAGCTCGGAGGGCGGCAAGAAGAACGGTTCGCGGCCGCCGGCTCTGGTGCGGACGTCGCGGGGGCGGGTGCAGGCGCTGCCGTCGCGGTTCAACGATTCGGTGATTGAGGATTGGAGGAAGGACAGCAGCAAGGTTGAGGTTGAATGTGAATTAGACGAAGAATTCGAGAGTGTGAAGAAGTCGAGAAAAGGAAAGATCAATAATAAAGGTAGAGGGTATTCTACACTGTGTGAAGAGGTGCTGCTTaagaattttgatgatgccagcaaggaggagaagaagaagaaagaggggTTGTATGAACCAGAAGACTTTTATGCTGGGGATATAGTGTGGGCCAAGGCAGAGATGAAGGAACCTTTTTGGCCTGCCATTGTCATTGATCCTATTTGTCAGGCACCGGAGCTAGTTTTGAAGTCGTGTATTCCTGATGCTGCTTGTGTCATGTTTCTTGGCTCCGCTGGGAGTGGAAATGAAagg GACTATGCATGGGTCAAGTACGGGATGATTTTTCCGTTTATGGATCATGTAGACAG GTTTCAGGGGCAGTCTGAATTGGGTTGCTATAACTATAATCCCTCTGAATTTCAAATATCAATAGAGGAGGCATTTTTGGCAGATCAGGGTTTTACAGAGAAGTTGATAGCAGATATAAATACAGCAGCTGGTAGAACTGGTTGTGGTGATTCTGTACTGAAAGGCTTTCAGAAGGTCACTGCTTCGAACCAGAATGCAGCATGTCACTTTCTGAACCAG GTGCGCTGTGATGGATGTAAAGTATGGGTGCATGCAGAATGTGACAAAATTTCCAGCAACCTTTTCAAG AATCTTGGAGGATCTGATTATTTCTGTCCTACATGCAAAATAAAGTTTGATTTTGAGTTAACTGATTCAGAAAAATCACAGCCAATAGTCAA ATGGAAAAAAAACAGTGGGCAGCTAGTGCTTCCTAACAAGGTCACTGTTCTCTGCAATGGCATGGAAGGGACATATTTTCCAAGCCTTCACTT AGTTTTATGCAAGTGTGGTTTTTGCGAGACTAGAAAACAATCACTTAGAGAATGGGAACGACACACAGGTTCCAAATTTAGAAATTGGAGGACAAGTGTTCTGGTGAAAGGATCCATGCTATCGCTGGAAAAATGG ATGCTGCAAGTGGCTGAGTTTCATGCTAATGCTGTAGTTTCTGTGAAACCTAAAAAACCTTCCTTTAAAGAAAGGAAACAGAAGTTGCTTACCTTTCTACAAG AGAAGTATGAACCAGTTTGTACTAAGTGGACTACAGAACGATGTGCTGTATGTAGATGGGTTGAAGATTGGGATTACAACAAAATTATCATTTGCAACAG atGTCAAATAGCCGTTCATCAAGAATGTTATGGAGCAAGAAATGTTCAAGATTTTACGTCATGGGTTTGTAAAGCTTGTGAAACACCTGACATCAAGCAGGAATGTTGTCTTTGTCCTGTAAAAG GTGGTGCTCTAAAGCCAACCGATGTTGACACATTATGGGTTCATGTTACTTGTGCTTGGTTTCGACCTGAAGTATCTTTTGCTAGTGATGAAAAGATGGAGCCTGCATTGGGTATTCTGAGTATTCCATTGAATTCTTTTGTGAAG ATTTGTGTTATTTGTAAGGAAATTCATGGTTCGTGCACACAATGTTGCAAGTGTTCCACTTATTTCCATGCTATGTGTGCATCAAGGGCTGGTTATCGGATGGAGGTGAGTATTCGCTAA
- the LOC114404283 gene encoding histone-lysine N-methyltransferase ATX5-like isoform X3 has product MIIKRNLKSQMPSLKRRRLGDAAGEDDGDECTAERKKRRKTSGYCYPLNLLVGVIPASFSGLLGAPEKGCQVAASSEGGKKNGSRPPALVRTSRGRVQALPSRFNDSVIEDWRKDSSKVEVECELDEEFESVKKSRKGKINNKGRGYSTLCEEVLLKNFDDASKEEKKKKEGLYEPEDFYAGDIVWAKAEMKEPFWPAIVIDPICQAPELVLKSCIPDAACVMFLGSAGSGNERDYAWVKYGMIFPFMDHVDRFQGQSELGCYNYNPSEFQISIEEAFLADQGFTEKLIADINTAAGRTGCGDSVLKGFQKVTASNQNAACHFLNQLTKSKHYCGICKKIWNHSDSGSWVRCDGCKVWVHAECDKISSNLFKNLGGSDYFCPTCKIKFDFELTDSEKSQPIVKWKKNSGQLVLPNKVTVLCNGMEGTYFPSLHLVLCKCGFCETRKQSLREWERHTGSKFRNWRTSVLVKGSMLSLEKWMLQVAEFHANAVVSVKPKKPSFKERKQKLLTFLQEKYEPVCTKWTTERCAVCRWVEDWDYNKIIICNRCQIAVHQECYGARNVQDFTSWVCKACETPDIKQECCLCPVKGGALKPTDVDTLWVHVTCAWFRPEVSFASDEKMEPALGILSIPLNSFVKICVICKEIHGSCTQCCKCSTYFHAMCASRAGYRMEVSIR; this is encoded by the exons ATGATAATTAAGCGGAACCTGAAATCGCAAATGCCGAGTCTGAAACGGCGGCGTCTCGGCGACGCGGCAGGGGAGGACGACGGCGACGAGTGCACGGCGGAaaggaagaagaggaggaagacGAGCGGGTACTGCTACCCTCTGAATCTCCTCGTCGGCGTAATACCGGCCAGTTTTAGCGGGCTTTTAGGCGCGCCCGAGAAAGGATGCCAGGTGGCGGCGAGCTCGGAGGGCGGCAAGAAGAACGGTTCGCGGCCGCCGGCTCTGGTGCGGACGTCGCGGGGGCGGGTGCAGGCGCTGCCGTCGCGGTTCAACGATTCGGTGATTGAGGATTGGAGGAAGGACAGCAGCAAGGTTGAGGTTGAATGTGAATTAGACGAAGAATTCGAGAGTGTGAAGAAGTCGAGAAAAGGAAAGATCAATAATAAAGGTAGAGGGTATTCTACACTGTGTGAAGAGGTGCTGCTTaagaattttgatgatgccagcaaggaggagaagaagaagaaagaggggTTGTATGAACCAGAAGACTTTTATGCTGGGGATATAGTGTGGGCCAAGGCAGAGATGAAGGAACCTTTTTGGCCTGCCATTGTCATTGATCCTATTTGTCAGGCACCGGAGCTAGTTTTGAAGTCGTGTATTCCTGATGCTGCTTGTGTCATGTTTCTTGGCTCCGCTGGGAGTGGAAATGAAagg GACTATGCATGGGTCAAGTACGGGATGATTTTTCCGTTTATGGATCATGTAGACAG GTTTCAGGGGCAGTCTGAATTGGGTTGCTATAACTATAATCCCTCTGAATTTCAAATATCAATAGAGGAGGCATTTTTGGCAGATCAGGGTTTTACAGAGAAGTTGATAGCAGATATAAATACAGCAGCTGGTAGAACTGGTTGTGGTGATTCTGTACTGAAAGGCTTTCAGAAGGTCACTGCTTCGAACCAGAATGCAGCATGTCACTTTCTGAACCAG ttaacaaaatcaaaacattattGTGGCATATGCAAGAAAATTTGGAATCATTCAGATAGCGGAAGTTGG GTGCGCTGTGATGGATGTAAAGTATGGGTGCATGCAGAATGTGACAAAATTTCCAGCAACCTTTTCAAG AATCTTGGAGGATCTGATTATTTCTGTCCTACATGCAAAATAAAGTTTGATTTTGAGTTAACTGATTCAGAAAAATCACAGCCAATAGTCAA ATGGAAAAAAAACAGTGGGCAGCTAGTGCTTCCTAACAAGGTCACTGTTCTCTGCAATGGCATGGAAGGGACATATTTTCCAAGCCTTCACTT AGTTTTATGCAAGTGTGGTTTTTGCGAGACTAGAAAACAATCACTTAGAGAATGGGAACGACACACAGGTTCCAAATTTAGAAATTGGAGGACAAGTGTTCTGGTGAAAGGATCCATGCTATCGCTGGAAAAATGG ATGCTGCAAGTGGCTGAGTTTCATGCTAATGCTGTAGTTTCTGTGAAACCTAAAAAACCTTCCTTTAAAGAAAGGAAACAGAAGTTGCTTACCTTTCTACAAG AGAAGTATGAACCAGTTTGTACTAAGTGGACTACAGAACGATGTGCTGTATGTAGATGGGTTGAAGATTGGGATTACAACAAAATTATCATTTGCAACAG atGTCAAATAGCCGTTCATCAAGAATGTTATGGAGCAAGAAATGTTCAAGATTTTACGTCATGGGTTTGTAAAGCTTGTGAAACACCTGACATCAAGCAGGAATGTTGTCTTTGTCCTGTAAAAG GTGGTGCTCTAAAGCCAACCGATGTTGACACATTATGGGTTCATGTTACTTGTGCTTGGTTTCGACCTGAAGTATCTTTTGCTAGTGATGAAAAGATGGAGCCTGCATTGGGTATTCTGAGTATTCCATTGAATTCTTTTGTGAAG ATTTGTGTTATTTGTAAGGAAATTCATGGTTCGTGCACACAATGTTGCAAGTGTTCCACTTATTTCCATGCTATGTGTGCATCAAGGGCTGGTTATCGGATGGAGGTGAGTATTCGCTAA
- the LOC114404283 gene encoding histone-lysine N-methyltransferase ATX5-like isoform X2 → MIIKRNLKSQMPSLKRRRLGDAAGEDDGDECTAERKKRRKTSGYCYPLNLLVGVIPASFSGLLGAPEKGCQVAASSEGGKKNGSRPPALVRTSRGRVQALPSRFNDSVIEDWRKDSSKVEVECELDEEFESVKKSRKGKINNKGRGYSTLCEEVLLKNFDDASKEEKKKKEGLYEPEDFYAGDIVWAKAEMKEPFWPAIVIDPICQAPELVLKSCIPDAACVMFLGSAGSGNERDYAWVKYGMIFPFMDHVDRFQGQSELGCYNYNPSEFQISIEEAFLADQGFTEKLIADINTAAGRTGCGDSVLKGFQKVTASNQNAACHFLNQDLFDKKKDMRSCEVCGLELPFKMSKKMNYLIPGSQFLCKTCARLTKSKHYCGICKKIWNHSDSGSWVRCDGCKVWVHAECDKISSNLFKNLGGSDYFCPTCKIKFDFELTDSEKSQPIVKWKKNSGQLVLPNKVTVLCNGMEGTYFPSLHLVLCKCGFCETRKQSLREWERHTGSKFRNWRTSVLVKGSMLSLEKWMLQVAEFHANAVVSVKPKKPSFKERKQKLLTFLQEKYEPVCTKWTTERCAVCRWVEDWDYNKIIICNRCQIAVHQECYGARNVQDFTSWVCKACETPDIKQECCLCPVKGGALKPTDVDTLWVHVTCAWFRPEVSFASDEKMEPALGILSIPLNSFVKEIHGSCTQCCKCSTYFHAMCASRAGYRMEVSIR, encoded by the exons ATGATAATTAAGCGGAACCTGAAATCGCAAATGCCGAGTCTGAAACGGCGGCGTCTCGGCGACGCGGCAGGGGAGGACGACGGCGACGAGTGCACGGCGGAaaggaagaagaggaggaagacGAGCGGGTACTGCTACCCTCTGAATCTCCTCGTCGGCGTAATACCGGCCAGTTTTAGCGGGCTTTTAGGCGCGCCCGAGAAAGGATGCCAGGTGGCGGCGAGCTCGGAGGGCGGCAAGAAGAACGGTTCGCGGCCGCCGGCTCTGGTGCGGACGTCGCGGGGGCGGGTGCAGGCGCTGCCGTCGCGGTTCAACGATTCGGTGATTGAGGATTGGAGGAAGGACAGCAGCAAGGTTGAGGTTGAATGTGAATTAGACGAAGAATTCGAGAGTGTGAAGAAGTCGAGAAAAGGAAAGATCAATAATAAAGGTAGAGGGTATTCTACACTGTGTGAAGAGGTGCTGCTTaagaattttgatgatgccagcaaggaggagaagaagaagaaagaggggTTGTATGAACCAGAAGACTTTTATGCTGGGGATATAGTGTGGGCCAAGGCAGAGATGAAGGAACCTTTTTGGCCTGCCATTGTCATTGATCCTATTTGTCAGGCACCGGAGCTAGTTTTGAAGTCGTGTATTCCTGATGCTGCTTGTGTCATGTTTCTTGGCTCCGCTGGGAGTGGAAATGAAagg GACTATGCATGGGTCAAGTACGGGATGATTTTTCCGTTTATGGATCATGTAGACAG GTTTCAGGGGCAGTCTGAATTGGGTTGCTATAACTATAATCCCTCTGAATTTCAAATATCAATAGAGGAGGCATTTTTGGCAGATCAGGGTTTTACAGAGAAGTTGATAGCAGATATAAATACAGCAGCTGGTAGAACTGGTTGTGGTGATTCTGTACTGAAAGGCTTTCAGAAGGTCACTGCTTCGAACCAGAATGCAGCATGTCACTTTCTGAACCAG GATTTATTTGATAAGAAGAAAGACATGCGATCTTGTGAAGTATGTGGATTGGAGCTTCCTTTCAAAATGTCAAAGAAAATGAACTATTTGATTCCTGGCAGCCAATTTCTATGTAAAACATGTGCTAGG ttaacaaaatcaaaacattattGTGGCATATGCAAGAAAATTTGGAATCATTCAGATAGCGGAAGTTGG GTGCGCTGTGATGGATGTAAAGTATGGGTGCATGCAGAATGTGACAAAATTTCCAGCAACCTTTTCAAG AATCTTGGAGGATCTGATTATTTCTGTCCTACATGCAAAATAAAGTTTGATTTTGAGTTAACTGATTCAGAAAAATCACAGCCAATAGTCAA ATGGAAAAAAAACAGTGGGCAGCTAGTGCTTCCTAACAAGGTCACTGTTCTCTGCAATGGCATGGAAGGGACATATTTTCCAAGCCTTCACTT AGTTTTATGCAAGTGTGGTTTTTGCGAGACTAGAAAACAATCACTTAGAGAATGGGAACGACACACAGGTTCCAAATTTAGAAATTGGAGGACAAGTGTTCTGGTGAAAGGATCCATGCTATCGCTGGAAAAATGG ATGCTGCAAGTGGCTGAGTTTCATGCTAATGCTGTAGTTTCTGTGAAACCTAAAAAACCTTCCTTTAAAGAAAGGAAACAGAAGTTGCTTACCTTTCTACAAG AGAAGTATGAACCAGTTTGTACTAAGTGGACTACAGAACGATGTGCTGTATGTAGATGGGTTGAAGATTGGGATTACAACAAAATTATCATTTGCAACAG atGTCAAATAGCCGTTCATCAAGAATGTTATGGAGCAAGAAATGTTCAAGATTTTACGTCATGGGTTTGTAAAGCTTGTGAAACACCTGACATCAAGCAGGAATGTTGTCTTTGTCCTGTAAAAG GTGGTGCTCTAAAGCCAACCGATGTTGACACATTATGGGTTCATGTTACTTGTGCTTGGTTTCGACCTGAAGTATCTTTTGCTAGTGATGAAAAGATGGAGCCTGCATTGGGTATTCTGAGTATTCCATTGAATTCTTTTGTGAAG GAAATTCATGGTTCGTGCACACAATGTTGCAAGTGTTCCACTTATTTCCATGCTATGTGTGCATCAAGGGCTGGTTATCGGATGGAGGTGAGTATTCGCTAA
- the LOC114404283 gene encoding histone-lysine N-methyltransferase ATX5-like isoform X1 — protein sequence MIIKRNLKSQMPSLKRRRLGDAAGEDDGDECTAERKKRRKTSGYCYPLNLLVGVIPASFSGLLGAPEKGCQVAASSEGGKKNGSRPPALVRTSRGRVQALPSRFNDSVIEDWRKDSSKVEVECELDEEFESVKKSRKGKINNKGRGYSTLCEEVLLKNFDDASKEEKKKKEGLYEPEDFYAGDIVWAKAEMKEPFWPAIVIDPICQAPELVLKSCIPDAACVMFLGSAGSGNERDYAWVKYGMIFPFMDHVDRFQGQSELGCYNYNPSEFQISIEEAFLADQGFTEKLIADINTAAGRTGCGDSVLKGFQKVTASNQNAACHFLNQDLFDKKKDMRSCEVCGLELPFKMSKKMNYLIPGSQFLCKTCARLTKSKHYCGICKKIWNHSDSGSWVRCDGCKVWVHAECDKISSNLFKNLGGSDYFCPTCKIKFDFELTDSEKSQPIVKWKKNSGQLVLPNKVTVLCNGMEGTYFPSLHLVLCKCGFCETRKQSLREWERHTGSKFRNWRTSVLVKGSMLSLEKWMLQVAEFHANAVVSVKPKKPSFKERKQKLLTFLQEKYEPVCTKWTTERCAVCRWVEDWDYNKIIICNRCQIAVHQECYGARNVQDFTSWVCKACETPDIKQECCLCPVKGGALKPTDVDTLWVHVTCAWFRPEVSFASDEKMEPALGILSIPLNSFVKICVICKEIHGSCTQCCKCSTYFHAMCASRAGYRMEVSIR from the exons ATGATAATTAAGCGGAACCTGAAATCGCAAATGCCGAGTCTGAAACGGCGGCGTCTCGGCGACGCGGCAGGGGAGGACGACGGCGACGAGTGCACGGCGGAaaggaagaagaggaggaagacGAGCGGGTACTGCTACCCTCTGAATCTCCTCGTCGGCGTAATACCGGCCAGTTTTAGCGGGCTTTTAGGCGCGCCCGAGAAAGGATGCCAGGTGGCGGCGAGCTCGGAGGGCGGCAAGAAGAACGGTTCGCGGCCGCCGGCTCTGGTGCGGACGTCGCGGGGGCGGGTGCAGGCGCTGCCGTCGCGGTTCAACGATTCGGTGATTGAGGATTGGAGGAAGGACAGCAGCAAGGTTGAGGTTGAATGTGAATTAGACGAAGAATTCGAGAGTGTGAAGAAGTCGAGAAAAGGAAAGATCAATAATAAAGGTAGAGGGTATTCTACACTGTGTGAAGAGGTGCTGCTTaagaattttgatgatgccagcaaggaggagaagaagaagaaagaggggTTGTATGAACCAGAAGACTTTTATGCTGGGGATATAGTGTGGGCCAAGGCAGAGATGAAGGAACCTTTTTGGCCTGCCATTGTCATTGATCCTATTTGTCAGGCACCGGAGCTAGTTTTGAAGTCGTGTATTCCTGATGCTGCTTGTGTCATGTTTCTTGGCTCCGCTGGGAGTGGAAATGAAagg GACTATGCATGGGTCAAGTACGGGATGATTTTTCCGTTTATGGATCATGTAGACAG GTTTCAGGGGCAGTCTGAATTGGGTTGCTATAACTATAATCCCTCTGAATTTCAAATATCAATAGAGGAGGCATTTTTGGCAGATCAGGGTTTTACAGAGAAGTTGATAGCAGATATAAATACAGCAGCTGGTAGAACTGGTTGTGGTGATTCTGTACTGAAAGGCTTTCAGAAGGTCACTGCTTCGAACCAGAATGCAGCATGTCACTTTCTGAACCAG GATTTATTTGATAAGAAGAAAGACATGCGATCTTGTGAAGTATGTGGATTGGAGCTTCCTTTCAAAATGTCAAAGAAAATGAACTATTTGATTCCTGGCAGCCAATTTCTATGTAAAACATGTGCTAGG ttaacaaaatcaaaacattattGTGGCATATGCAAGAAAATTTGGAATCATTCAGATAGCGGAAGTTGG GTGCGCTGTGATGGATGTAAAGTATGGGTGCATGCAGAATGTGACAAAATTTCCAGCAACCTTTTCAAG AATCTTGGAGGATCTGATTATTTCTGTCCTACATGCAAAATAAAGTTTGATTTTGAGTTAACTGATTCAGAAAAATCACAGCCAATAGTCAA ATGGAAAAAAAACAGTGGGCAGCTAGTGCTTCCTAACAAGGTCACTGTTCTCTGCAATGGCATGGAAGGGACATATTTTCCAAGCCTTCACTT AGTTTTATGCAAGTGTGGTTTTTGCGAGACTAGAAAACAATCACTTAGAGAATGGGAACGACACACAGGTTCCAAATTTAGAAATTGGAGGACAAGTGTTCTGGTGAAAGGATCCATGCTATCGCTGGAAAAATGG ATGCTGCAAGTGGCTGAGTTTCATGCTAATGCTGTAGTTTCTGTGAAACCTAAAAAACCTTCCTTTAAAGAAAGGAAACAGAAGTTGCTTACCTTTCTACAAG AGAAGTATGAACCAGTTTGTACTAAGTGGACTACAGAACGATGTGCTGTATGTAGATGGGTTGAAGATTGGGATTACAACAAAATTATCATTTGCAACAG atGTCAAATAGCCGTTCATCAAGAATGTTATGGAGCAAGAAATGTTCAAGATTTTACGTCATGGGTTTGTAAAGCTTGTGAAACACCTGACATCAAGCAGGAATGTTGTCTTTGTCCTGTAAAAG GTGGTGCTCTAAAGCCAACCGATGTTGACACATTATGGGTTCATGTTACTTGTGCTTGGTTTCGACCTGAAGTATCTTTTGCTAGTGATGAAAAGATGGAGCCTGCATTGGGTATTCTGAGTATTCCATTGAATTCTTTTGTGAAG ATTTGTGTTATTTGTAAGGAAATTCATGGTTCGTGCACACAATGTTGCAAGTGTTCCACTTATTTCCATGCTATGTGTGCATCAAGGGCTGGTTATCGGATGGAGGTGAGTATTCGCTAA